One genomic segment of Octopus sinensis unplaced genomic scaffold, ASM634580v1 Contig02042, whole genome shotgun sequence includes these proteins:
- the LOC115227185 gene encoding charged multivesicular body protein 2a-like, which produces MNLFSRKKPEVVLRENQRILNRTIRELDRERIKMEQQERKVISDLKQMANKNQMDAVKVIALDLVRTRRQIKKLIMMKINIQGVASKLVSLKSNASMGNVMCSVAKTLSAMNRQINLPQIQKIAMEFERQSEMMEMKQEAMDDAIDDVVGDADDDIETDKVVEQVLDELGIKMTADLNGICYLVNF; this is translated from the exons ATGAATTTATTCTCCAGGAAAAAACCCGAAGTAGTATTAAGAGAAAATCAACGTATTTTAAACCGAACAATACGAGAGCTcgacagagaaagaataaaaatggaaCAACAAGAGCGAAAAGTCATATCCGACCTTAAACAAATGgccaataaaaatcaaatg GATGCTGTCAAAGTAATTGCCCTCGACTTGGTTCGCACacgaagacaaataaaaaaattaataatgatgaagataaataTTCAGGGAGTCGCCTCAAAGTTGGTTAGTCTCAAGTCGAATGCTTCCATGGGGAATGTCATGTGTTCAGTGGCCAAAACACTTTCTGCCATGAACCGACaaataaatcttcctcaaattcaAAAAATCGCAATGGAATTTGAAAGACAGTCAGAAATGATGGAGATGAAACAAGAGGCTATGGATGACGCGATTGATGACGTTGTAGGAGATGCCGATGATGATATTGAGACAGATAAGGTCGTGGAACAAGTCTTGGATGAGTTGGGCATTAAGATGACAGCAGATTTGAATGGTATTTGTTATTTGGTCAACTTTTAG